One genomic window of Gallaecimonas sp. GXIMD4217 includes the following:
- a CDS encoding LON peptidase substrate-binding domain-containing protein, translated as MTLAQFVLDAQLLPQGRLSLRVFEPRYLRMVADAMAGRRGFGICTADPQGRLCPIGTWVDIIDFERLPDGLLGLLVQGRQRYRILSSHQEEDHLQVAEVAMLPQWPAHPMTQAGKPLSRLLYHLFELHPELAELYPERHYEDLTWVTARWLELLPLTGPQRQPLMQPDSCDPALDFLCNQLTRALS; from the coding sequence ATGACACTGGCCCAGTTCGTCCTCGACGCCCAGCTCCTGCCCCAGGGGCGCCTGTCGCTCAGGGTATTCGAGCCCAGATACCTGCGGATGGTGGCCGATGCCATGGCCGGGCGACGGGGTTTTGGGATCTGCACGGCCGATCCCCAGGGCAGGCTCTGCCCCATAGGCACCTGGGTGGACATCATCGACTTCGAACGGCTGCCGGACGGCCTGCTGGGGCTGCTGGTACAGGGCAGGCAGCGTTATCGCATCCTCAGCAGCCACCAGGAAGAAGACCACCTGCAGGTGGCCGAGGTGGCCATGCTGCCCCAGTGGCCGGCCCACCCCATGACCCAGGCCGGAAAGCCGCTGTCGCGGCTGCTGTATCACCTGTTCGAGCTGCATCCGGAGCTGGCCGAGCTCTACCCAGAACGCCACTATGAGGATCTGACCTGGGTCACCGCCCGCTGGCTGGAGCTGCTGCCCCTCACCGGGCCCCAGCGCCAGCCGCTGATGCAGCCGGACAGCTGCGATCCGGCCCTGGACTTTCTCTGCAACCAGTTGACCAGGGCGCTTAGCTGA
- a CDS encoding lysoplasmalogenase: protein MLLSSLALGGGLVHIGSCYRGPRWLFYVTKPGTMLVMLAMAWQLGALDSHYGQWLLAGLGLSLVGDVFLMLPKDRFIPGLVSFLLAHVCYVVAFAVDGLAFTPALLLLLGAAGAGVLALLWPHLRELKVPVSVYVLVILAMAWTAGERWLVQQNDGALLAFAGALVFMASDTTLALDKFRRPFPAAQAVIMATYFAAQWLLVLSLA, encoded by the coding sequence ATGCTACTTTCATCTTTGGCGCTGGGCGGTGGCCTGGTGCATATCGGCAGCTGCTATCGCGGCCCCAGGTGGCTGTTCTATGTAACCAAGCCGGGCACCATGCTGGTGATGCTGGCCATGGCCTGGCAGCTGGGCGCCCTGGACAGCCACTATGGCCAGTGGCTGCTGGCGGGCCTGGGCCTGTCCCTGGTGGGGGATGTGTTCCTGATGCTGCCCAAGGACAGGTTCATTCCCGGCCTGGTGAGCTTCCTGCTGGCCCATGTCTGCTATGTGGTGGCCTTCGCCGTGGACGGACTGGCCTTCACCCCGGCGCTGTTGCTGTTGCTGGGGGCCGCTGGCGCCGGCGTGCTGGCGCTGCTGTGGCCCCATCTCAGGGAGCTGAAGGTGCCGGTCAGTGTCTATGTGCTGGTGATCCTGGCCATGGCCTGGACCGCGGGCGAGCGCTGGCTGGTGCAGCAAAATGACGGCGCCCTGCTGGCCTTCGCCGGGGCCCTGGTGTTCATGGCCTCGGACACCACCCTGGCCCTGGACAAGTTCCGTCGCCCCTTCCCGGCGGCCCAGGCAGTGATCATGGCCACTTACTTCGCGGCCCAGTGGCTGCTGGTGCTGTCCCTGGCCTGA
- the rssA gene encoding patatin-like phospholipase RssA: MTAEQRPKLGLALGSGAAKGWAHIGVIKALEALGIRPDIVAGCSVGSLVGAAYCAGHLDQMEGWVRGFSRLEVMSLLDPSLNGRGLFHGEKVFNVVRGRMQDRDIRDLPIPFAAVATDLDSGREIWLQEGDVTQAIRASCGMPGLFVPVRHNGHLLVDGAVVNPVPVSLCRAMGADVVIAVNLTGDVPGHIPTEVEEEVVEDAGYFRQWFNKLRPEGKDDREELPSMWNVMSGAINIMQERITRARLAGDPPEVELKPRLSDINIMEFYRAGEAIAEGEACVQRMADYILAELQYLGVATGQGPEAKEA; the protein is encoded by the coding sequence ATGACGGCAGAGCAGAGGCCCAAGCTGGGATTGGCCCTGGGCAGTGGTGCGGCCAAGGGCTGGGCCCACATCGGCGTGATCAAGGCCCTGGAGGCGCTGGGGATCCGTCCCGACATCGTTGCCGGCTGTTCCGTCGGCTCCCTGGTGGGGGCGGCCTACTGCGCCGGCCACCTTGACCAGATGGAGGGCTGGGTGCGCGGCTTCAGCCGCCTGGAGGTGATGTCGCTGCTGGATCCCAGCCTCAATGGCCGCGGCCTCTTCCACGGCGAAAAGGTCTTCAACGTGGTGCGTGGCCGCATGCAGGACAGGGATATCCGCGATCTGCCCATCCCCTTTGCCGCCGTGGCCACCGACCTGGATTCGGGCCGGGAGATCTGGCTCCAGGAGGGCGATGTGACCCAGGCCATCAGGGCCTCCTGCGGCATGCCGGGGCTGTTCGTGCCCGTGCGCCACAATGGCCACCTGCTGGTGGACGGCGCCGTGGTCAACCCGGTGCCGGTTTCCCTGTGCCGGGCCATGGGCGCCGACGTGGTCATCGCCGTCAACCTCACCGGTGACGTGCCCGGCCATATCCCCACCGAGGTGGAGGAGGAAGTGGTGGAGGACGCCGGCTATTTCCGCCAGTGGTTCAACAAGCTCAGGCCCGAAGGCAAGGACGACCGGGAGGAGCTGCCGTCCATGTGGAACGTGATGAGCGGCGCCATCAACATCATGCAGGAGCGCATCACCCGGGCTCGCCTGGCCGGCGATCCACCCGAAGTGGAGCTCAAGCCGCGGCTTTCCGACATCAACATCATGGAATTCTACCGGGCCGGCGAGGCCATCGCCGAAGGGGAGGCCTGCGTGCAGCGCATGGCCGACTACATCCTGGCCGAGCTCCAGTACCTGGGGGTGGCCACCGGACAGGGGCCCGAGGCCAAGGAGGCATGA
- a CDS encoding AI-2E family transporter yields the protein MLSLAALVIVLAGIKTAAAILVPFLLATFIAIICNPLVSRLSRYKVPRVLAVVLIIALVVLVGLMLAGLVGSSLNTFSANIPEYRDRLLEQFGWLTQKLAELNIHIDRTQLQTILDPGAAMSMAANTLSSLGSLMTNFFLILLTVIFMLFEAEQLPRKIHLAMDDPANVIQGIDRFFESVNHYLAIKTLVSLGTGALISLWVWTLGLDFPLLWGVLAFLLNYIPNIGSIIAAVPAVLLALVQLGFAHAGLVGLGYVIANTLMGNVIEPRFMGRGLGLSTLVVFLSLVVWGWLLGTVGMLLSVPLTMVLKIALESHPASTRIAILLSGDLPEPEPRPEGAS from the coding sequence ATGCTTTCCCTGGCGGCCCTGGTCATAGTACTGGCCGGGATCAAGACCGCCGCCGCCATACTGGTGCCCTTCCTGCTGGCCACCTTCATCGCCATCATCTGCAACCCCCTGGTGAGCCGGTTGTCCCGTTACAAGGTGCCGCGGGTACTGGCGGTGGTGCTGATCATCGCCCTGGTGGTGCTGGTCGGCCTGATGCTGGCCGGCCTGGTGGGCAGCTCCCTGAACACCTTCTCCGCCAACATCCCCGAATACCGGGATCGGCTGCTGGAGCAGTTCGGCTGGCTGACCCAGAAGCTGGCGGAGCTCAATATCCATATCGACCGCACCCAGCTGCAGACCATACTGGATCCCGGCGCCGCCATGAGCATGGCCGCCAACACCCTGTCCAGCCTGGGCAGCCTGATGACCAACTTCTTCCTGATCCTGCTGACGGTGATCTTCATGCTGTTCGAGGCCGAGCAGCTGCCGCGCAAGATCCACCTGGCCATGGACGATCCGGCCAACGTCATCCAGGGCATCGACCGTTTCTTCGAGTCCGTCAACCATTACCTGGCCATCAAGACCCTGGTCAGCCTGGGCACCGGGGCGCTGATCAGCCTCTGGGTCTGGACCCTGGGCCTGGATTTCCCGCTGCTGTGGGGGGTACTGGCCTTCCTGCTCAACTACATCCCCAATATCGGCTCCATCATCGCCGCCGTGCCGGCGGTGCTGCTGGCGCTGGTGCAGCTGGGCTTCGCCCACGCCGGCCTGGTGGGCCTGGGCTACGTGATCGCCAATACCCTGATGGGCAACGTCATAGAGCCGCGCTTCATGGGCCGGGGCCTGGGCCTGTCGACCCTGGTGGTGTTCCTGTCACTGGTGGTCTGGGGCTGGCTGCTGGGCACGGTCGGCATGCTGCTGTCGGTGCCCCTGACCATGGTGCTGAAGATAGCCCTGGAGTCCCATCCGGCCAGCACCCGCATCGCCATCCTGCTCAGCGGCGATCTGCCCGAGCCCGAACCCAGGCCTGAAGGGGCCAGCTGA
- the putP gene encoding sodium/proline symporter PutP — MPIIITFLAYLLLLLSLGLLAYRKTDDFSDYVLGGRKMGPAVTALSAGASDMSGWLLLGLPGAVYLSGISEIWLGLGLVIGAYINWLLIAKRLRIYTYHTDDALTLPDFLGKRFGEKSQGIRAISALTILLFFTFYTSAGLVGGAKLFEQVFELPYYWALVIGGGVIVSYTFVGGFFAVCWTDFFQGLLMLLALLLVPAVVLSSLGGAGQVEQDLASLHPELLDVWHGASLVGIVSLLAWGLGYFGQPHILARFMAIESPQAVPSSRRIAMGWMVLALVGAVLTGLAGRLYFEGSPLEDAETVFIFLSQALFSPWVAGIIVAAILSAIMSTVDSQLLICSSVLTDDIYKPWLRPKASDKELMWVGRFGVLAVAVVAMVIAANPESTVLELVGYAWAGFGSAFGPVVILSLFWRRFNLAGALATIITGALVVVLWPMLGTELYEMVPGFGLALLAGIVASLITPAPSAQVQQTFDEVRAQL; from the coding sequence GTGCCTATCATCATCACCTTCCTGGCCTATCTGCTGCTGCTGCTGAGCCTGGGGCTGCTGGCCTACAGGAAAACGGACGACTTCTCGGACTATGTCCTCGGCGGCCGCAAGATGGGACCGGCCGTCACCGCCCTTTCCGCCGGGGCCTCCGACATGAGCGGCTGGCTGCTGCTGGGCCTGCCCGGCGCCGTCTACCTGTCCGGCATTTCGGAGATCTGGCTGGGCCTGGGCCTGGTGATCGGGGCCTATATCAACTGGCTGCTCATCGCCAAGCGGCTGCGCATCTATACCTACCACACCGATGACGCCCTGACCCTGCCCGACTTCCTTGGCAAGCGCTTCGGCGAGAAGAGCCAGGGCATCCGCGCCATTTCCGCCCTGACCATACTGCTGTTCTTCACCTTCTACACCTCCGCCGGCCTGGTGGGGGGCGCCAAGCTGTTCGAACAGGTCTTCGAGCTGCCCTACTACTGGGCGCTGGTCATTGGCGGCGGCGTCATCGTCTCCTACACCTTCGTGGGCGGCTTCTTCGCGGTATGCTGGACCGATTTCTTCCAGGGCCTGTTGATGCTGCTGGCGCTGCTGCTGGTGCCGGCCGTGGTGCTGTCCAGCCTGGGCGGCGCCGGCCAGGTGGAGCAGGATCTGGCCAGCCTGCATCCGGAGCTGCTGGACGTCTGGCACGGCGCCAGCCTGGTGGGCATCGTCTCCCTGCTGGCCTGGGGCCTGGGCTATTTCGGCCAGCCCCACATCCTGGCCCGCTTCATGGCCATCGAGAGCCCCCAGGCGGTGCCCAGCTCCCGCCGCATCGCCATGGGCTGGATGGTGCTGGCCCTGGTCGGTGCCGTACTGACCGGCCTGGCCGGCCGCCTCTACTTCGAAGGCAGCCCCCTGGAGGACGCCGAAACGGTGTTCATCTTCCTGTCCCAAGCGCTGTTCAGCCCCTGGGTGGCCGGCATCATAGTGGCGGCCATACTGTCCGCCATCATGTCCACCGTCGATTCCCAGCTGCTGATCTGCTCCTCGGTGTTGACCGACGACATCTACAAGCCCTGGCTGCGTCCCAAGGCCTCGGACAAGGAGCTGATGTGGGTGGGCCGTTTCGGGGTGCTGGCCGTGGCCGTGGTGGCCATGGTCATCGCCGCCAACCCGGAAAGCACCGTGCTGGAGCTGGTCGGTTACGCCTGGGCCGGCTTCGGTTCCGCCTTCGGCCCTGTGGTGATCCTGAGCCTGTTCTGGCGCCGCTTCAACCTGGCCGGCGCCCTGGCCACCATCATCACCGGCGCCCTGGTGGTGGTGCTCTGGCCCATGCTCGGCACCGAGCTGTACGAAATGGTGCCCGGCTTCGGCCTGGCGTTGCTGGCCGGCATCGTCGCCAGCCTGATCACCCCCGCGCCCAGCGCACAGGTGCAACAGACCTTCGACGAGGTCAGGGCCCAGCTCTAG
- the asnA gene encoding aspartate--ammonia ligase codes for MSQQHQQQLHLVKSLTQQALCRALRLTPVQAPLFLEGDSGMQDGLSGTERPVAFCPKEAPEREYQVVHSLAKWKRAALGQLAFEAGQGLITDMKAIRADEASTGPLHSLLVEQWDWEQVIHQDERSLAGLRARVEAIYGAFREVDLELSDRLGHEPRLPQHIHFVCSEALRRRYPGLSAKAREDAICRELGAVFLIGIGGELGDGRPHDDRAPDYDDWSSHTELGGGLNGDILIWHPPLGRALELSSMGIRVDAEAMARQFGEAGVPASPWHRALMAGALPQTVGGGIGQGRLAMALLGLEHIEQTQAPRIALAAGLEAVA; via the coding sequence ATGAGCCAGCAACACCAACAGCAACTGCACCTCGTCAAGTCCCTCACCCAACAGGCCCTGTGCCGGGCCCTGCGGCTGACTCCCGTCCAGGCACCCCTGTTCCTGGAGGGCGACTCCGGCATGCAGGACGGCCTGAGCGGCACCGAGCGACCGGTGGCCTTTTGCCCCAAGGAAGCACCGGAGCGGGAATACCAGGTGGTCCACTCCCTGGCCAAGTGGAAGCGGGCCGCCCTGGGCCAGCTGGCATTCGAGGCCGGCCAGGGCCTGATCACCGACATGAAGGCCATACGCGCCGACGAGGCCAGCACCGGCCCCCTGCACAGCCTGCTGGTGGAGCAATGGGACTGGGAGCAGGTGATCCACCAGGACGAGCGCAGCCTGGCGGGACTCAGGGCCAGGGTGGAGGCCATCTACGGCGCTTTTCGCGAGGTGGATCTCGAACTCAGCGACCGGCTCGGCCATGAGCCTCGGCTGCCACAGCATATCCACTTCGTGTGCAGCGAGGCGCTGCGCCGCCGCTATCCCGGGCTCAGCGCCAAGGCGCGGGAGGACGCCATCTGCCGGGAGCTGGGGGCGGTATTTCTGATCGGTATCGGCGGCGAGCTGGGCGACGGCCGGCCCCACGACGACAGGGCCCCGGACTATGACGACTGGAGCAGCCATACCGAGCTGGGCGGCGGCCTGAACGGCGACATCCTGATCTGGCACCCGCCCCTGGGCCGGGCCCTGGAGCTGTCGTCCATGGGCATCCGCGTCGATGCCGAGGCCATGGCGCGCCAGTTCGGCGAGGCCGGGGTGCCCGCCAGCCCCTGGCACCGGGCGCTGATGGCCGGCGCCCTGCCGCAGACGGTGGGCGGCGGCATAGGCCAGGGCCGCCTGGCCATGGCGCTGCTGGGGCTGGAGCATATCGAGCAGACCCAGGCGCCACGCATTGCCCTGGCGGCCGGGCTGGAGGCGGTGGCCTGA
- a CDS encoding DUF3379 family protein produces the protein MMNDLEFRRAVYEDPNNLGPEAQAVADSSDANRHFVNEIQELDKALAGAMAVEVPPNLADRILLNQTLGEFERRQQRRSRWQLAIAASLAFVVGGLMTFMGLNRSPLGYGGHALAHVYHEAGMLDQVDENVTLAAFNKKLASYGARLTGDIGHIYFANHCDFQGVRGLHAIIQGEQGRITVFVISDKVRTGNEQAHFADHRFDGLAEKLGSHQVIFIGEKGEPLDKFERRFKEQLQRQI, from the coding sequence ATGATGAACGATCTGGAATTCAGGCGAGCGGTCTATGAAGATCCCAACAACCTGGGCCCCGAAGCCCAGGCCGTTGCCGACAGTTCAGACGCCAATCGCCATTTCGTCAACGAGATACAGGAGCTGGACAAGGCCCTGGCCGGCGCCATGGCGGTGGAGGTACCGCCCAACCTGGCCGACCGCATCCTGCTCAACCAGACCCTGGGTGAATTCGAGCGCCGCCAGCAAAGGCGCAGCCGCTGGCAGCTGGCCATTGCCGCCTCCCTGGCCTTCGTGGTCGGTGGCCTGATGACCTTCATGGGCCTCAACCGCAGCCCCCTGGGCTACGGCGGCCACGCCCTGGCCCATGTCTACCACGAGGCCGGCATGCTGGATCAGGTGGACGAAAACGTGACCCTGGCCGCCTTCAACAAGAAGCTGGCCAGTTACGGCGCCAGGCTCACCGGCGACATAGGCCATATCTATTTCGCCAACCATTGCGACTTCCAGGGGGTTCGCGGCCTGCACGCCATCATCCAGGGCGAACAGGGCCGGATCACCGTGTTCGTGATTTCGGACAAGGTCCGCACCGGCAATGAGCAGGCCCATTTCGCCGACCACCGCTTCGACGGCCTGGCCGAGAAGCTGGGCAGTCACCAGGTGATCTTCATCGGCGAAAAGGGGGAGCCCCTGGACAAGTTCGAACGGCGCTTCAAGGAGCAACTGCAGCGGCAAATCTGA
- a CDS encoding TIGR01777 family oxidoreductase encodes MKPKLLITGGTGFIGQALIPTLCDWDITVLSRSREKTRSLFGESVAWVGNVPELSGFDAVINLAGEPIADKRWTKVRKQRICQSRWQLTEELVQAIARAEQPPRVLISGSAIGYYGAQPSTTSITEEFTQPHDEFAHRLCERWEALAKEAMPHCRVCLLRTGLVLDQGGGALKKMLPAFRLGLGGRIGDGEQIMSWIHRDDMVAIIRFLLEHDELSGAFNCTAPFPVSNQAFAKALGHALHRPALLPVPAPALRLMLGEMSELLLTGQKVIPARLLAAGFQHRYPRIEEALQASL; translated from the coding sequence ATGAAACCCAAGCTGCTGATCACCGGGGGCACCGGCTTTATCGGCCAGGCCCTGATCCCCACCCTCTGCGACTGGGACATCACAGTGCTCAGCCGCAGCCGCGAGAAGACCCGGTCCCTCTTTGGCGAGTCGGTCGCCTGGGTCGGCAATGTTCCCGAGCTCAGCGGCTTCGATGCGGTCATCAACCTGGCCGGCGAGCCCATCGCCGACAAGCGCTGGACCAAGGTCCGCAAACAGCGCATCTGCCAGAGCCGCTGGCAGCTCACCGAGGAGCTGGTCCAGGCCATAGCCCGGGCCGAGCAGCCACCCAGGGTGCTGATCTCCGGCTCCGCCATCGGCTATTACGGCGCCCAGCCCAGCACCACCTCCATCACCGAGGAATTCACCCAGCCCCATGACGAATTCGCCCACCGCCTCTGCGAACGCTGGGAGGCACTGGCCAAGGAAGCCATGCCCCACTGCCGGGTCTGCCTGCTGCGCACCGGCCTGGTGCTGGACCAGGGCGGTGGCGCCCTCAAGAAGATGCTGCCGGCCTTCAGGCTGGGGCTGGGCGGGCGCATCGGTGACGGCGAACAGATCATGAGCTGGATCCACCGTGACGACATGGTGGCCATCATCCGCTTCCTGCTGGAACACGATGAGCTGTCCGGCGCCTTCAACTGCACCGCCCCCTTCCCGGTGTCCAACCAGGCCTTCGCCAAGGCCCTGGGCCACGCCCTGCACCGCCCGGCCCTGCTGCCGGTGCCGGCGCCGGCCTTGAGGCTGATGCTGGGGGAAATGAGCGAGCTGCTGCTCACCGGCCAGAAGGTGATCCCGGCCCGGCTGCTGGCGGCCGGCTTCCAGCACCGCTATCCGCGCATAGAGGAGGCGCTGCAGGCCAGCCTCTGA
- a CDS encoding sigma-70 family RNA polymerase sigma factor: protein MATKQRRFEALVAALHGDLYRYGLWLTNDASVSEDLVQETFLRAWKSLDSLKDEKAAKAWLITILRRENARRFERKRFDMSEYDEARVEDTTSTGQEGQFSQLELRRQISRLEAEYREPLVLQVLFGYSGEEIAQMLDLNKNTVMTRLFRARNKLKEALNEPQAEKRVR from the coding sequence ATGGCGACTAAACAACGACGATTCGAAGCCCTGGTGGCCGCCCTGCACGGCGACCTCTACCGGTACGGGCTTTGGCTGACCAACGACGCATCGGTATCGGAAGATCTGGTGCAGGAAACCTTCCTCAGGGCATGGAAGTCATTGGACTCCCTGAAAGACGAGAAGGCCGCCAAGGCGTGGCTGATCACCATCCTCAGGCGCGAAAACGCCCGCCGTTTCGAGCGCAAGCGGTTCGACATGAGCGAGTATGACGAGGCCAGGGTCGAAGACACCACCAGCACCGGCCAGGAGGGGCAGTTCTCGCAGCTGGAGTTGCGCCGGCAGATCAGCCGCCTGGAGGCGGAATACCGGGAACCGCTGGTACTGCAGGTGCTTTTTGGCTACAGCGGGGAAGAAATCGCCCAGATGCTGGATCTCAATAAGAACACCGTGATGACCCGCTTGTTCCGCGCCCGGAACAAGCTCAAGGAGGCTCTCAATGAGCCCCAGGCAGAGAAGAGAGTGCGATGA
- a CDS encoding MBL fold metallo-hydrolase, with amino-acid sequence MLFRQLIDKESATYSYLLADQDSREAVLIDPVLDQLPAYRQLLAELALTLVAVLDTHIHADHVTASGHLARELDCPNLLGREARADCVRRRYQEGTPIAFGRHKLIPIYTPGHTDDSYCFHLEADGKSMVFTGDTLLIRGTGRTDFQNGDAGAQYDAIQQKLLALKDETLVYPAHDYKGWTVSTIGEERRHNPRLQVPDRDAYIALMAGLKLPHPKMMDLAVPANRHCGLDEAE; translated from the coding sequence ATGCTGTTTCGGCAACTGATCGACAAGGAAAGCGCCACCTACAGCTACCTGCTGGCGGACCAGGACAGCAGGGAGGCGGTGCTGATCGATCCGGTGCTTGACCAGCTCCCGGCATACCGGCAGCTGCTGGCGGAGCTGGCGCTGACCCTGGTGGCGGTGCTGGACACCCATATCCACGCCGATCACGTCACCGCCAGCGGTCACCTGGCCCGGGAGCTGGACTGCCCCAACCTGCTGGGCCGGGAGGCCAGGGCCGACTGCGTCAGGCGCCGCTACCAGGAAGGCACCCCCATCGCCTTTGGCCGCCACAAGCTGATCCCCATCTACACCCCTGGCCATACCGACGATTCCTACTGCTTCCACCTGGAGGCGGACGGCAAGTCCATGGTCTTCACCGGCGACACCCTGCTGATCCGCGGCACCGGCCGCACCGATTTCCAGAACGGCGATGCCGGCGCCCAGTACGACGCCATTCAGCAGAAGCTGCTGGCCCTCAAGGACGAGACCCTGGTCTACCCGGCCCATGACTACAAGGGCTGGACCGTCAGCACCATAGGGGAGGAGCGCCGCCACAACCCGCGCCTGCAGGTGCCGGATCGGGACGCCTATATCGCCCTGATGGCCGGGCTGAAGCTGCCCCACCCCAAGATGATGGACCTGGCGGTGCCGGCCAACAGACATTGCGGCCTGGACGAAGCGGAATAG
- the folX gene encoding dihydroneopterin triphosphate 2'-epimerase translates to MTLDDAQIHIKSLRLRTHIGIKDEEIQNRQDVVINIRIRYRADQASGSDDMTDALNYRTITKQVIEHVESNRFFLLEKLTSDVLAIAAEHPWVRYAEVEIDKPHALRFADSVSLTLSTSKA, encoded by the coding sequence ATGACCCTCGACGACGCCCAGATCCACATCAAGAGCCTGCGCCTGCGCACCCATATCGGCATCAAGGACGAGGAGATCCAGAACCGCCAGGACGTGGTCATCAACATCCGCATCCGCTACCGGGCCGACCAGGCCTCCGGCAGCGACGACATGACCGACGCCCTCAACTACCGCACCATCACCAAGCAGGTCATCGAGCACGTCGAATCCAACCGTTTCTTTTTGCTAGAAAAGCTCACCTCGGACGTGCTGGCCATCGCCGCCGAGCATCCCTGGGTGCGCTATGCTGAGGTGGAGATCGACAAGCCCCACGCGCTGCGGTTTGCCGACTCGGTATCCCTGACACTGTCGACGAGCAAGGCATGA
- a CDS encoding Lrp/AsnC ligand binding domain-containing protein, with translation MSADFQIDKLDKAILELLIQDARISYQEIARRLDVSGPTIHIRINKMRYAGVITGTRMDVNVALLGYSVCAFVGINLINARDYPRVLAKLEKLPQVVEAHYTTGQYSIFAKVQLKSTRDLHLFLVEGLQAIPQIQSTETFISLDTPIDRPLPMDVLLE, from the coding sequence ATGAGCGCAGACTTTCAGATCGACAAGCTGGACAAGGCCATACTGGAGCTGCTGATCCAGGACGCCCGCATCTCCTACCAGGAAATCGCCCGCCGCCTGGACGTCAGCGGCCCCACAATCCATATCCGCATCAACAAGATGCGCTACGCCGGCGTCATCACCGGCACCCGCATGGATGTCAACGTGGCCCTGTTGGGCTACAGCGTCTGCGCCTTTGTCGGCATCAACCTGATCAACGCCAGGGATTACCCCAGGGTATTGGCCAAGCTCGAGAAGCTGCCCCAGGTGGTGGAGGCCCACTACACCACCGGCCAGTATTCCATCTTTGCCAAGGTCCAGCTCAAGTCCACCCGGGATCTGCACCTGTTCCTGGTGGAAGGGCTCCAGGCCATCCCCCAGATCCAGTCCACCGAGACCTTTATCTCCCTGGACACCCCCATCGACAGGCCGCTGCCCATGGACGTGCTGCTGGAGTAA
- a CDS encoding outer membrane protein transport protein, translating into MQFFRKSLLASTLLSLCGGAYAAGFQVTEHSAAGLGRANAGDGVLAEDASVLAANPAAMTLIDKPTFSAMGAYIMPDIKVEGTHTNALHPQGVEAKKTDVAPNAFVPAMYFVLPLNEGWTLGLGGFGNFGLKTQYNSDFQAAALADESDLITANFNASLAYEVDQSLSLGFGVNAVYAEATLTTTAPDGTLVPGALLGLPLPAVDLSGQNISKLEGDDWGYGWNLGVLYSVTPDTRLGLSYRSSVDLHVTGDISSELLASKAGGFVDVELPALWELAASHSFDDRLAVHGSVFRVQWSSFERLTARFNDGTVASNVEEQWNDVWRFALGTSYQLSDSLVLRAGIQYDESPVDDQHRTLRIPDSSRTWYSLGLGYRLDNNWDIDFGYAYLDSKKKEIHEASETGNATIDALVGRFDGKMSGDAHILALQANYRF; encoded by the coding sequence ATGCAGTTCTTCAGAAAATCACTTCTTGCCAGCACCCTGCTTTCCCTTTGCGGTGGCGCCTATGCCGCCGGCTTCCAGGTCACCGAACATTCCGCCGCCGGCCTCGGCCGCGCCAATGCCGGTGACGGCGTCCTCGCCGAAGACGCCTCGGTACTCGCCGCCAACCCGGCCGCCATGACCCTGATCGACAAGCCCACCTTCTCCGCCATGGGCGCCTACATCATGCCGGACATCAAGGTGGAGGGTACCCACACCAATGCCCTGCATCCCCAGGGCGTTGAGGCCAAGAAGACGGATGTGGCCCCCAATGCCTTCGTACCGGCCATGTACTTCGTGCTGCCCCTGAACGAGGGCTGGACCCTGGGCCTGGGCGGTTTCGGCAACTTCGGCCTCAAGACCCAGTACAACAGCGACTTCCAGGCCGCGGCCCTGGCCGACGAGTCCGATCTGATCACCGCCAACTTCAACGCCAGTCTGGCCTATGAGGTGGACCAGAGCCTGTCCCTGGGCTTTGGCGTCAACGCCGTCTACGCCGAGGCCACCCTGACCACCACGGCCCCGGACGGTACCCTGGTACCGGGCGCCCTGCTGGGCCTGCCGCTTCCCGCCGTCGACCTGTCCGGCCAGAACATCTCCAAGCTCGAAGGCGACGACTGGGGCTACGGCTGGAACCTGGGTGTGCTGTACAGCGTCACTCCCGATACCCGCCTCGGCCTGAGCTACCGCTCCAGCGTCGACCTGCACGTCACAGGCGACATCTCCTCCGAGCTGCTGGCCAGCAAGGCCGGCGGTTTCGTGGACGTGGAGCTGCCGGCCCTGTGGGAGCTGGCCGCCAGCCACAGCTTCGACGACCGGCTGGCCGTGCACGGCTCCGTGTTCCGGGTCCAGTGGTCCAGCTTCGAGCGCCTGACCGCCCGTTTCAACGACGGTACCGTCGCCTCCAACGTGGAAGAGCAGTGGAACGACGTCTGGCGCTTCGCCCTGGGCACCAGCTACCAGCTCAGCGACAGCCTGGTGCTGCGCGCCGGGATCCAGTATGACGAGAGCCCGGTCGACGACCAGCACCGCACCCTGCGCATCCCGGATTCCAGCCGCACCTGGTACAGCCTGGGCCTGGGCTACCGCCTCGACAACAACTGGGATATCGACTTCGGCTACGCCTACCTGGACTCCAAGAAGAAGGAGATCCACGAGGCCTCCGAAACCGGCAACGCCACCATCGACGCCCTGGTCGGCCGCTTCGACGGCAAGATGTCCGGCGACGCCCACATCCTTGCCCTGCAGGCCAACTACCGCTTCTAA